One window of the Xenopus tropicalis strain Nigerian chromosome 10, UCB_Xtro_10.0, whole genome shotgun sequence genome contains the following:
- the mfsd6l gene encoding major facilitator superfamily domain-containing protein 6-like, which translates to MSTTKQWDISKALAVASLFHFFHNVGKFCLIPFLTLYFRQLGLAAPLVGIVIGFKHAVHLLWAPLCSFLAKSHRKRRFFIMASLLLSAGAGGVFAFYPPLDKNIASMFCNTSMPWKEQFNPPVGISVSVDEYFNTTYAAPSDHHTTAGAPTTLRDGELTTDISIDTTTTSPLDLETSAPPFSSSSPATSNKTLEHRTRKVPGSGKTHKANGTKASASNSKQKSPPSHRTSASGTHPNVSQHPSANRRKVRDVGLDFADTFLDPEHKVFLIVLGLVIIWELMAAPLEWIADDSLYEYLDFVDATDRHGKLWIWGYLGASMGSIFIAFLVDNLNCFVIFNIPRVSFHFFCYGGFLVSTLFLSALYPIHVSKKTEHSNKTVKALGFLGSDGRIVLTALTVFLLGAVGSTTQNFLFWQMQDAGSGELYMGLSVAAGLLAELTLYFFRNKILKVLTFKWMVVLGLLSLGVQVLYYSFLWAPWSVLAVQLLNAFSSGVIWWAINSQVVDVASPGTERSLQLALRWLAYGSGASTGSFASGFVITRFSLAVLYQACCIILLLWIAVFLLVQPKLPNIKKINYSRLLAADNSDMSDSDEEQDRDWLVTAMKDENSNRKW; encoded by the coding sequence ATGAGCACCACCAAGCAGTGGGATATCAGCAAGGCCCTGGCCGTCGCCAGTTTGTTCCATTTCTTCCACAATGTGGGGAAGTTCTGCCTGATTCCCTTCCTCACCCTCTACTTCAGGCAGCTGGGCCTGGCAGCGCCCCTAGTGGGCATCGTCATTGGCTTCAAGCACGCGGTGCATctgctctgggcccccctgtgCTCCTTCCTGGCCAAGAGTCACCGCAAGCGAAGGTTTTTCATCATGGCGTCCCTGCTGCTCTCCGCGGGAGCTGGGGGCGTCTTTGCCTTCTACCCCCCATTGGATAAGAACATTGCGTCCATGTTCTGCAACACCAGCATGCCATGGAAGGAACAGTTCAACCCACCCGTAGGCATCAGTGTTTCTGTCGATGAATATTTCAACACCACCTATGCAGCACCCAGCGACCATCACACCACAGCAGGGGCACCTACTACCCTCAGAGACGGAGAACTGACCACAGATATCTCCATAGACACCACAACAACTTCTCCACTTGACTTGGAGACCTCAGCGCCTCCGTTCTCCAGCTCATCTCCCGCGACCAGCAATAAAACTCTGGAACATCGGACCAGGAAGGTTCCTGGTTCTGGAAAGACCCACAAAGCTAACGGCACCAAAGCCTCAGCCTCTAATAGTAAGCAGAAAAGTCCTCCGAGCCACCGTACCTCCGCCTCTGGAACTCACCCCAATGTTTCCCAGCACCCCTCGGCCAATAGGAGAAAAGTCAGGGACGTTGGCCTTGATTTTGCCGACACCTTCCTTGATCCGGAACACAAAGTCTTCCTGATTGTGTTGGGTTTGGTCATTATCTGGGAACTCATGGCCGCCCCGTTAGAGTGGATAGCCGACGACAGCCTGTATGAATACCTGGATTTTGTGGACGCCACGGACAGACACGGCAAGCTTTGGATCTGGGGGTACCTAGGGGCCAGCATGGGCTCCATCTTCATCGCCTTCCTGGTAGACAACCTCAACTGCTTCGTCATCTTCAACATCCCCAGAGTCTCCTTCCATTTCTTCTGCTACGGCGGCTTCCTGGTCAGCACCTTGTTCCTTAGCGCCCTCTACCCGATTCACGTTTCCAAGAAAACGGAACATTCCAACAAAACCGTCAAAGCCCTGGGATTCCTTGGCAGCGACGGCCGCATCGTTctaactgccctcaccgtgtTTCTACTGGGGGCTGTAGGGTCCACCACCCAGAACTTCCTTTTCTGGCAGATGCAGGACGCAGGCAGCGGCGAGTTGTACATGGGACTTTCTGTCGCCGCCGGGCTACTCGCCGAACTTACCCTTTACTTTTTCCGGAACAAGATCCTGAAGGTGTTGACCTTTAAGTGGATGGTGGTTCTGGGGTTACTCAGTCTGGGGGTCCAGGTTTTGTACTATTCCTTCCTGTGGGCTCCCTGGTCGGTTCTGGCCGTTCAGCTGCTCAATGCTTTTAGCAGCGGCGTAATCTGGTGGGCCATTAACTCCCAAGTGGTGGACGTGGCGAGCCCTGGCACGGAGAGATCCCTGCAGCTGGCCCTACGGTGGCTCGCCTACGGCTCTGGCGCCAGCACCGGGAGCTTCGCCAGCGGCTTTGTCATTACCAGATTCAGCCTTGCGGTGCTGTACCAGGCCTGCTGCATCATTTTACTCCTATGGATTGCCGTCTTTCTCTTGGTACAGCCCAAACTGCCCAACATCAAGAAAATAAACTACTCGCGGCTGCTGGCCGCCGACAACAGCGACATGAGCGATTCCGACGAAGAACAGGACCGGGACTGGCTAGTAACTGCCATGAAAGACGAGAATTCCAATAGGAAATGGTAG
- the bmerb1l gene encoding bMERB domain-containing protein 1 isoform X2: MEKERAPPKQYGSLESTKWNPTASATGEDVISMADSTTTIDDIEGELFKIERIREILVRRESELRYMLDDFQLCKEITCLKKELQALVSIPEKDKTREDHRKEEQLLQRINKLVETRDFMVDDVEFERLREREEDKEMEEFLQSKLSKSFLKKAERRSQWQLPPDKAPRHWSAGRV; the protein is encoded by the exons ATGGAGAAGGAACGGGCGCCCCCAAAGCAGTATGGATCCCTGGAATCCACCAAGTGGAACCCCACGGCGTCAGCTACAG GTGAAGACGTTATCTCAATGGCCGATTCCACAACCACCATTGACGACATCGAGGGCGAGCTGTTCAAGATCGAGAGGATTCGGGAGATCCTAGTGAGGAGAGAGTCGGAACTCCGATACAT GTTGGACGATTTCCAGTTGTGTAAAGAGATTACCTGCCTGAAGAAAGAGTTACAGGCCCTGGTTTCTATTCCAG AGAAGGACAAGACGCGGGAAGATCATAGGAAGGAGGAGCAGCTCTTGCAGCGCATTAACAAACTGGTGGAGACACGAGATTTCATGGTGGACGATGTGGAGTTTGAGAGGTTACG GGAGAGGGAAGAGGATAAGGAGATGGAGGAATTTCTACAGAGCAAATTATCCAAAAGCTTTCTGAAGAAGGCAG AAAGGAGAAGCCAATGGCAGCTCCCTCCCGACAAAGCTCCGCGCCATTGGTCAGCAGGACGGGTCTGA
- the bmerb1l gene encoding bMERB domain-containing protein 1 isoform X1 encodes MEKERAPPKQYGSLESTKWNPTASATGEDVISMADSTTTIDDIEGELFKIERIREILVRRESELRYMLDDFQLCKEITCLKKELQALVSIPEKDKTREDHRKEEQLLQRINKLVETRDFMVDDVEFERLREREEDKEMEEFLQSKLSKSFLKKAVFRKEKPMAAPSRQSSAPLVSRTGLTLLKDCCGFTCSVM; translated from the exons ATGGAGAAGGAACGGGCGCCCCCAAAGCAGTATGGATCCCTGGAATCCACCAAGTGGAACCCCACGGCGTCAGCTACAG GTGAAGACGTTATCTCAATGGCCGATTCCACAACCACCATTGACGACATCGAGGGCGAGCTGTTCAAGATCGAGAGGATTCGGGAGATCCTAGTGAGGAGAGAGTCGGAACTCCGATACAT GTTGGACGATTTCCAGTTGTGTAAAGAGATTACCTGCCTGAAGAAAGAGTTACAGGCCCTGGTTTCTATTCCAG AGAAGGACAAGACGCGGGAAGATCATAGGAAGGAGGAGCAGCTCTTGCAGCGCATTAACAAACTGGTGGAGACACGAGATTTCATGGTGGACGATGTGGAGTTTGAGAGGTTACG GGAGAGGGAAGAGGATAAGGAGATGGAGGAATTTCTACAGAGCAAATTATCCAAAAGCTTTCTGAAGAAGGCAG TCTTCAGAAAGGAGAAGCCAATGGCAGCTCCCTCCCGACAAAGCTCCGCGCCATTGGTCAGCAGGACGGGTCTGACGCTGCTAAAGGACTGCTGCGGATTCACCTGCTCTGTGATGTAA